A single region of the Changchengzhania lutea genome encodes:
- the wecB gene encoding non-hydrolyzing UDP-N-acetylglucosamine 2-epimerase yields MKLLICFGTRPEAIKMAPICLVLKKENIPFKLCVTAQHREMLDQVLGFFDLAPDYDLNIMQPNQSLNMLSSRILSEMDNIFEKESFDLVLVHGDTTTSSLVALAAFHRNCKVAHVEAGLRTYNKHSPFPEELNRQLTGRIADFHFSPTKTSKQNLLNENVQESKILITGNTVIDALFITLNRIDNGYTNASIENLKKRIDCSKKNILVTGHRRESFGIGFENLCNAILKLSQNKDIEIVYPVHLNPKVQKTVYHRLSGIKNIHLIAPLDYPSFIWLMSKSNLIISDSGGIQEEAPLLNIPVLVTRETTERNEGIKSGCSILVGTNTTRIIEEANRILNAGNIKYKMSNPYGDGFGAVKIVDFIQNNIFEDA; encoded by the coding sequence ATGAAACTACTTATCTGTTTTGGCACGCGACCAGAAGCTATAAAAATGGCACCTATTTGTTTAGTGCTCAAAAAAGAGAACATACCATTTAAATTATGTGTAACTGCCCAGCATAGAGAAATGCTTGATCAGGTTCTAGGTTTTTTCGATTTAGCACCAGATTATGATCTTAACATTATGCAACCTAACCAAAGTTTGAATATGTTAAGTTCAAGAATATTATCTGAAATGGATAACATATTTGAAAAAGAAAGTTTTGATTTGGTTTTGGTTCATGGCGATACTACAACATCATCTTTAGTTGCCTTGGCTGCCTTTCATAGAAATTGTAAGGTCGCTCACGTAGAAGCTGGTTTAAGAACTTACAATAAACATTCCCCCTTTCCAGAAGAACTTAACAGGCAACTCACTGGGAGAATAGCTGATTTTCATTTTTCGCCAACAAAAACATCAAAGCAAAATCTTTTAAATGAGAATGTTCAAGAATCAAAAATTTTAATTACAGGAAATACCGTCATTGATGCATTGTTTATCACATTAAATAGAATTGATAATGGATATACGAATGCTTCAATAGAAAATTTAAAAAAGAGAATAGATTGTAGCAAAAAAAATATTTTAGTCACTGGACATAGAAGGGAAAGTTTTGGAATTGGATTTGAAAATTTATGCAACGCAATTTTAAAATTATCTCAAAATAAAGACATTGAAATTGTGTACCCAGTTCACCTAAACCCTAAAGTACAAAAAACAGTATATCACAGATTGTCTGGAATAAAAAATATTCATTTAATAGCACCTTTAGATTATCCCTCGTTTATTTGGTTGATGAGTAAATCCAATTTAATAATATCAGATTCAGGAGGTATTCAAGAAGAGGCTCCTTTGTTAAATATTCCAGTGTTGGTAACTAGAGAGACCACCGAACGTAATGAAGGAATAAAATCGGGATGTTCAATTTTGGTTGGGACAAATACAACCAGAATTATTGAAGAGGCAAATAGAATATTGAATGCTGGGAATATAAAATATAAAATGAGTAATCCCTATGGGGATGGATTTGGGGCAGTAAAAATCGTGGATTTTATTCAAAATAATATTTTTGAAGATGCCTAA